One genomic segment of Sminthopsis crassicaudata isolate SCR6 chromosome 4, ASM4859323v1, whole genome shotgun sequence includes these proteins:
- the BAK1 gene encoding bcl-2 homologous antagonist/killer isoform X2: MASRQVSRIRAPSSTAEEQVARETEEVFRSYVFYRHQQEQEAEGDAVLADPEMDTLPQELSSTAEQVGRQLAIIGDDIRRRYDSEFEAMLQDLQPTPDTAYEYFTKIASSLFESGINWGRVVALLGFGYRLALHVYQRGLTGFLGRVARFMTDFMLQHCIARWIAQNGGWVAALDLSNNSIWMKRTALCFCDRSAG; this comes from the exons ATGGCCTCTAGGCAGGTGAGCCGGATTCGAGCCCCCTCATCTACTGCAG AGGAACAGGTGGCTCGAGAGACTGAAGAGGTTTTCCGAAGCTATGTTTTCTACCGCCATCAACAAGAGCAGGAGGCTGAGGGAGATGCTGTCCTTGCAGACCCAGAAATGGACACCCTGCCACAAGAGCTCAGCAG CACCGCAGAACAGGTGGGCCGACAGCTAGCCATCATTGGGGATGACATCAGACGCAGGTATGACTCAGAATTCGAGGCCATGCTGCAGGATTTGCAGCCCACCCCAGACACTGCCTATGAGTACTTCACCAAGATCGCCTCCAG CCTATTTGAAAGTGGCATCAACTGGGGCCGAGTGGTGGCACTGCTGGGCTTTGGCTACCGGTTGGCGCTGCATGTTTATCAGCGGGGTCTGACTGGCTTCCTGGGCCGTGTGGCGCGCTTCATGACTGACTTCATGCTCCAACACTGCATTGCCCGCTGGATTGcccagaatgggggctgg GTGGCAGCCCTGGACCTCTCCAACAACTCCATTTG GATGAAAAGGACAGCCCTGTGCTTCTGTGACAGATCAGCTGGATGA
- the BAK1 gene encoding bcl-2 homologous antagonist/killer isoform X1: protein MASRQVSRIRAPSSTAEEQVARETEEVFRSYVFYRHQQEQEAEGDAVLADPEMDTLPQELSSTAEQVGRQLAIIGDDIRRRYDSEFEAMLQDLQPTPDTAYEYFTKIASSLFESGINWGRVVALLGFGYRLALHVYQRGLTGFLGRVARFMTDFMLQHCIARWIAQNGGWVAALDLSNNSIWYVMTILGVVLLGRFIIRRFFQP, encoded by the exons ATGGCCTCTAGGCAGGTGAGCCGGATTCGAGCCCCCTCATCTACTGCAG AGGAACAGGTGGCTCGAGAGACTGAAGAGGTTTTCCGAAGCTATGTTTTCTACCGCCATCAACAAGAGCAGGAGGCTGAGGGAGATGCTGTCCTTGCAGACCCAGAAATGGACACCCTGCCACAAGAGCTCAGCAG CACCGCAGAACAGGTGGGCCGACAGCTAGCCATCATTGGGGATGACATCAGACGCAGGTATGACTCAGAATTCGAGGCCATGCTGCAGGATTTGCAGCCCACCCCAGACACTGCCTATGAGTACTTCACCAAGATCGCCTCCAG CCTATTTGAAAGTGGCATCAACTGGGGCCGAGTGGTGGCACTGCTGGGCTTTGGCTACCGGTTGGCGCTGCATGTTTATCAGCGGGGTCTGACTGGCTTCCTGGGCCGTGTGGCGCGCTTCATGACTGACTTCATGCTCCAACACTGCATTGCCCGCTGGATTGcccagaatgggggctgg GTGGCAGCCCTGGACCTCTCCAACAACTCCATTTGGTATGTGATGACAATCTTGGGTGTGGTGCTCTTGGGTCGATTCATTATCCGAAGATTCTTTCAACCTTGA